In Ureibacillus thermophilus, the genomic stretch TAGTTGCGGTTTATGATACAACGGCCTATTCCATCTCCTATCGACCAACAACGGGTGGGGAGGAAGTGAAAAATTACAAATGGGTGATTCATGAGGAATTGGAAGGTGCAAGTGGAGCGCCGATGGAACCGGGAAGAGAATTGGTCATCAAGGCAAATCATGTGGAAGGAATGGAAGGTGCAAAGGCAACCGTTGAGTCGGCAGATGAAGGTCCAGTGTATATTATAGATTTCACAACAACTACCGGAGAAAAAGTGGAAAATTATAAATGGCTTGTGGAAGAAGAGCTGGCTTCTGTTGAAGAGTAAATCCGATTCCAAGCAGCAAAAAGGGGCGTCTGAAAATGACTTTTCAGACGCCCCCTTTCATTGGAATTCATTATAATGAATCAATAAATCGTTTAATGCGGATCATTGCTTCTTTTAGTTCTTCCATTGAAGTGGCATAGGAGCAGCGGATATGTCCTTCGCCGCTTTCGCCGAAGACATCGCCAGGCACGACAGCCACGCTTTGTTCTTTCAATAACCGCTCTGCAAATTCTTGGGAGCTTAAGCCTGTTGATTCAATGGAAGGAAAGGCGTAGAAGGCACCGCCCGGCATATGGCAAGTGAGCCCCATTTCATTAAAGGAATTCACAATAAAATTGCGGCGGAGCTTGTAGCTTTTCACCATTTTTTCCACATCTTCCTGACCGTTTCTTAACGCTTCAATTCCCGCATATTGCGAATTAGTGGATGCGCACATCAATGCATATTGATGTACTTTCAACATCTGTTTTGAAATTTCTTCTGGTGCGCAGACAAAGCCAAGTCGCCATCCCGTCATGGCAAATGCTTTCGAGAATCCATTGATTAGAATCGTTCTTTCACGCATACCTGGGAGGGAGGCCATGCTAGTGAATGTTTCATCATATGTAAGTTCTGCATAAATTTCATCAGAAATGACAAGTAAATCATAT encodes the following:
- a CDS encoding YdhK family protein, translated to MKKQWAIKIMFLSFFLFVTACGDTAEQMDQNDEQKEIATEEETETKAADAIKDDTGSVPLHLKIAENPAFPVGSKVKIFANHMEGMKGAEGVVVAVYDTTAYSISYRPTTGGEEVKNYKWVIHEELEGASGAPMEPGRELVIKANHVEGMEGAKATVESADEGPVYIIDFTTTTGEKVENYKWLVEEELASVEE